In Pseudomonadota bacterium, a single genomic region encodes these proteins:
- the lspA gene encoding signal peptidase II → MSAGNILCEPAAAPRKGFFSFFRDSSFGRLVFLFLIVAGVLFIDQLSKIIVLQRLSSVYSQKVIDGFFSLTLVMNSGVAFGVFSGINCVYKAWVLLAVSGITTVAVVIYYFYDQALTLFSRLALAMVVGGALGNIIDRWRYHKVVDFLDFYWGDYHFPAFNVADCAISIGVSLLLCEVLLLMWKQNASSFD, encoded by the coding sequence ATGTCTGCGGGGAATATTCTTTGTGAGCCGGCGGCTGCGCCGAGGAAAGGGTTTTTCTCTTTTTTCCGGGACTCTTCCTTCGGTCGACTGGTTTTTTTGTTTTTGATCGTCGCGGGGGTGCTTTTTATTGATCAATTGAGTAAGATAATCGTTCTGCAGCGGTTGTCTTCGGTCTACAGCCAAAAGGTAATCGATGGTTTTTTTTCATTAACCTTGGTCATGAATTCCGGGGTGGCGTTCGGAGTCTTCAGTGGGATTAACTGTGTTTATAAAGCCTGGGTGTTGCTGGCAGTTTCCGGGATAACCACTGTGGCCGTGGTGATTTATTATTTTTATGATCAAGCCCTCACACTTTTTAGTCGTCTGGCTCTGGCTATGGTTGTCGGTGGGGCGCTCGGCAATATAATCGATCGCTGGCGTTATCATAAAGTTGTGGATTTTCTTGATTTTTATTGGGGTGACTATCATTTTCCGGCTTTTAATGTCGCCGATTGCGCAATCAGTATAGGGGTGTCGTTGTTGTTATGCGAGGTTCTTTTATTGATGTGGAAACAGAATGCATCCAGTTTTGATTAA
- the lgt gene encoding prolipoprotein diacylglyceryl transferase: MHPVLIKVGPLTLHAYGFFVALGFLLAVLWTTREGRRRGVEPEIFHDLFFYVILSALIGARLFYVILNFAYFRHDLLAVFKLWEGGLVFYGGFLVAVPVFIQRLRKSSYKVLEILDIAAPALALAQAIGRLGCFSAGCCYGKPCDLFFAVKFSDPLSHAPLHVPLHPTQIYHTLANLLLFVLLVYVPRRFPVRGLAVALYLVFYSLFRFLVECFRGDPRGSFAGFSTSQWISVFLFGVGSCFLLYLFRKHSRNG; the protein is encoded by the coding sequence ATGCATCCAGTTTTGATTAAAGTAGGGCCACTGACCCTGCATGCTTACGGTTTTTTTGTCGCCCTGGGTTTTTTGCTGGCGGTACTATGGACTACCCGGGAAGGGCGGAGGCGGGGAGTCGAACCGGAGATCTTTCATGATCTCTTTTTTTATGTGATTCTCTCGGCCTTGATCGGCGCCCGGTTATTTTATGTAATCCTGAATTTTGCTTACTTTAGGCACGATCTTCTCGCCGTCTTCAAATTGTGGGAGGGCGGCTTGGTTTTTTATGGTGGTTTTCTCGTGGCGGTTCCGGTTTTTATCCAGCGTCTACGGAAATCATCCTACAAGGTGCTTGAAATTCTTGATATCGCGGCGCCGGCGCTGGCGTTGGCGCAGGCGATCGGGCGCCTGGGCTGTTTTTCCGCGGGGTGCTGTTACGGTAAACCTTGTGATTTGTTTTTTGCGGTTAAATTCAGCGACCCTTTAAGCCATGCGCCTTTGCATGTACCTTTGCACCCGACGCAAATTTATCATACTCTGGCTAATCTTTTGTTGTTTGTGCTTTTGGTTTATGTTCCGCGACGTTTTCCTGTGCGTGGACTTGCCGTGGCTCTCTACCTGGTTTTTTACAGCCTCTTTCGTTTTCTGGTTGAATGTTTTCGCGGCGATCCACGTGGTTCTTTTGCGGGGTTTTCGACCTCGCAGTGGATCAGCGTCTTTCTTTTCGGAGTGGGAAGCTGTTTTTTGCTTTATCTTTTTCGTAAACATAGTCGAAATGGTTGA
- the maf gene encoding septum formation protein Maf, with protein sequence MLFKNIRPLVLASQSPRRVELLRRLGLDFIQKGADVDESPLPSEEPEAYCLRLAGEKAAMVARDYVYDWVLAADTIVVREGRILGKPRDQDEACSMLQALAGNWHQVITAFSLHNLSLNSEFSCADATQVRFSVLSPSLIAAYVGSGEPMDKAGAYAMQELGAFFVEGIKGSPTTVIGLPLPLVVSKLLEFKIIAV encoded by the coding sequence ATGCTTTTTAAAAATATTCGTCCTTTGGTTCTCGCTTCCCAATCACCCCGGCGGGTTGAATTATTGCGGCGTTTAGGTTTGGATTTCATACAAAAGGGGGCTGACGTTGATGAATCTCCCTTGCCGTCTGAGGAGCCTGAGGCTTATTGCCTCCGTCTGGCCGGTGAAAAAGCCGCTATGGTCGCCCGTGACTATGTCTACGATTGGGTTCTGGCGGCCGATACGATTGTCGTTCGGGAGGGTCGGATTCTCGGCAAGCCGCGCGATCAGGACGAGGCTTGTTCCATGTTGCAGGCTCTGGCCGGTAACTGGCATCAGGTAATCACTGCTTTCTCTTTGCATAATCTGAGCCTTAATTCTGAATTTTCATGCGCGGATGCGACACAGGTCCGTTTTTCAGTTTTATCACCCTCCTTGATCGCGGCCTATGTCGGCAGCGGCGAACCCATGGATAAGGCCGGCGCGTATGCCATGCAGGAGTTGGGAGCCTTTTTTGTCGAGGGGATCAAGGGCTCGCCGACGACGGTGATCGGCCTGCCCTTGCCGTTGGTGGTATCCAAACTCCTGGAATTCAAGATAATTGCGGTTTGA
- a CDS encoding YggS family pyridoxal phosphate-dependent enzyme — MLETSQFSLRLAAVRRQIALVCAESGRRPEDITLVAVSKTFSFAVVADAYQCGQLHFGENYMQDCLPKIEQAAVLNLPLKWHFIGHLQRNKARYFDARFFMLHSLDSLELARQLGRQALVGGYRQSVLVQVNVSHDKAKYGVKPSLLLAFMDRLRYVDGLSVEGLMTIPAITGDDVETRSCYRRLAGLFAEVRNAYYPDDPGFRHLSMGMSGDFMTAIAEGATIIRIGTLLFGER, encoded by the coding sequence ATGCTTGAAACATCACAATTTTCGCTGCGTTTAGCAGCTGTGCGAAGGCAGATCGCACTAGTCTGCGCTGAGTCTGGACGCCGACCGGAGGACATTACTTTGGTTGCGGTTAGCAAAACTTTTTCTTTTGCGGTTGTTGCCGATGCTTATCAATGTGGGCAGCTGCATTTTGGCGAAAATTACATGCAGGATTGCTTGCCGAAGATCGAACAGGCCGCGGTTTTGAACTTACCCCTTAAATGGCATTTTATCGGTCATTTGCAACGCAATAAGGCCAGGTATTTTGATGCTCGTTTTTTTATGCTGCACTCCCTGGATTCGCTGGAGCTGGCCCGCCAGCTGGGCCGGCAGGCCCTTGTCGGAGGCTATCGGCAATCGGTTCTGGTGCAGGTTAATGTCTCTCATGATAAGGCGAAATATGGAGTTAAGCCTTCGTTATTGCTTGCTTTTATGGATCGTTTACGATATGTTGACGGTCTTTCGGTCGAGGGTCTGATGACGATTCCCGCAATTACCGGAGATGATGTCGAGACCAGGTCTTGTTATCGGAGGCTGGCAGGTCTTTTTGCTGAGGTCCGGAATGCTTATTATCCGGATGACCCAGGTTTCAGGCATTTGTCAATGGGGATGTCCGGCGATTTTATGACGGCTATCGCCGAGGGGGCGACAATTATCAGGATCGGCACATTACTATTTGGAGAAAGATGA
- the argH gene encoding argininosuccinate lyase encodes MVQNRNKKLWGGRFNAPTDELVEEFTASIEFDRRLFQEDIDGSMAHARMLGKQGIISVNDSQRLIEGLEQIRREIMSGTFVFLTSLEDIHMNIESRLAEIIGPEIAGRLHTGRSRNDQVALDLRLYMRRRIPEIQRFLLDLILGLVDQAEKYKSVVMPGFTHLQTAQPVLFAHHLLAYVEMLRRDFSRLEDCHARLNVSPLGSGALAGSSFALDRKAVAEELGFAGLTANSLDAVSDRDGVAELLFIFSLLMLHLSRFCEELVLWSSVQFRYVTLSDGFCTGSSIMPQKKNPDVPELIRGKTGRVTGALVSLLMTLKSLPLAYNKDLQEDKEPLFDALDTVVACLRIMTPMIQQMEVHAEVMLAQAGAGFSNATEIADYLVRKGLPFRQAHEIVGRSVSFCEARGLSFTELKLSDWRSFSDLFEADIFNYLGPLDAVNAKNIYGGTAMAQVEEQILRVRGFIQSLGAR; translated from the coding sequence ATGGTGCAGAACAGGAATAAAAAACTATGGGGTGGACGTTTTAATGCTCCCACTGATGAGTTGGTGGAAGAGTTTACGGCCTCAATTGAATTCGATCGCAGGCTTTTTCAGGAAGATATAGATGGGAGTATGGCTCATGCCCGGATGCTGGGAAAGCAAGGCATTATTTCTGTAAATGACAGTCAAAGGTTGATCGAGGGGTTGGAACAGATACGCCGGGAAATCATGTCGGGGACGTTTGTTTTTTTGACCTCACTTGAAGATATTCATATGAATATCGAAAGCCGTCTGGCGGAAATTATCGGACCCGAGATTGCGGGACGTTTACATACCGGGCGCAGTCGCAATGATCAGGTAGCCCTGGATTTGCGGTTGTATATGCGGCGCCGAATTCCTGAGATTCAGCGCTTTCTCTTGGACCTGATTCTCGGTTTGGTTGATCAAGCGGAAAAATATAAGTCCGTGGTAATGCCGGGCTTTACTCATTTGCAAACCGCGCAACCGGTGTTGTTTGCGCACCATCTTTTGGCTTATGTGGAAATGTTGCGGCGAGATTTTTCTCGACTTGAAGATTGTCATGCACGGCTTAATGTTTCTCCTTTGGGTTCCGGCGCTTTGGCCGGGAGCAGTTTTGCTCTCGATCGTAAGGCGGTGGCCGAGGAGCTCGGTTTTGCCGGTTTGACGGCTAATAGTCTTGACGCGGTCAGCGATCGGGATGGGGTCGCCGAGCTGCTTTTTATTTTTTCCTTGTTGATGCTCCATCTTTCGCGTTTCTGTGAAGAGCTGGTTTTATGGTCCTCGGTCCAGTTCAGGTATGTAACTTTAAGCGATGGTTTCTGTACCGGCAGCAGTATCATGCCGCAGAAGAAGAATCCGGACGTGCCGGAATTGATCCGAGGGAAAACCGGACGAGTGACCGGCGCTTTGGTTTCTCTGTTGATGACACTTAAGTCTCTTCCCTTGGCGTATAATAAGGATTTACAGGAGGATAAGGAGCCACTGTTTGATGCTCTTGATACGGTTGTCGCTTGCTTGCGGATTATGACCCCGATGATTCAGCAGATGGAGGTCCACGCGGAAGTCATGCTTGCACAGGCAGGCGCCGGTTTTTCCAACGCAACCGAAATTGCGGATTACCTGGTGCGTAAAGGGCTGCCGTTTCGTCAAGCCCATGAAATTGTTGGACGCTCGGTTTCTTTTTGCGAGGCCCGTGGCTTGTCTTTTACAGAGCTTAAACTTTCCGATTGGCGTAGTTTTAGTGATTTATTTGAAGCGGATATTTTTAATTATCTCGGGCCGCTCGATGCCGTTAATGCAAAAAATATTTATGGTGGAACCGCCATGGCTCAGGTTGAGGAGCAGATTCTCAGGGTCAGAGGATTTATACAATCTCTTGGGGCTCGTTGA